The proteins below are encoded in one region of Neorhodopirellula lusitana:
- the larB gene encoding nickel pincer cofactor biosynthesis protein LarB: MNELDPVLMKILGELAQGEASIEATARELTERGIAEKIAGTVGVTDRTSAGEESRLANVDGAVVDLGRLARCGFGEVVYGEGKSIELIQRIAQAQLDAGQDCLVTRIDPTAATQVRRQFEFTVHHPLGRTLRIGRNNDLMDVLPVDATVPHVALVTAGSTDAPIAEEAAETLAWMKVPCRRFEDIGVAGPQRLLGAVAQLRQAAAVVVIAGMEGALPAAVAGHVASMVIAVPTSTGYGANLSGLTPLMGMLSSCAANVAVVNIDSGFKGGYLAGLIASGITSAKRQS; the protein is encoded by the coding sequence ATGAATGAACTTGATCCTGTTCTGATGAAAATCTTGGGCGAGCTTGCCCAGGGTGAGGCGAGTATTGAGGCCACCGCTCGCGAGCTTACGGAGAGGGGCATCGCGGAGAAGATTGCAGGGACCGTCGGTGTTACTGATAGGACCAGTGCCGGCGAGGAGTCTCGTTTGGCGAACGTCGACGGCGCGGTGGTTGATTTGGGCCGGCTGGCTCGATGTGGATTCGGCGAGGTGGTTTATGGCGAGGGGAAATCCATTGAGTTGATTCAGCGGATCGCCCAGGCCCAGCTCGATGCGGGCCAGGACTGCTTGGTCACGCGAATTGATCCGACTGCCGCGACCCAGGTCCGCCGCCAGTTCGAGTTCACCGTTCACCATCCGCTGGGACGAACCTTGCGGATTGGGCGAAACAATGACTTGATGGATGTCTTGCCGGTCGACGCTACGGTGCCGCATGTGGCCCTGGTGACCGCGGGCAGCACGGATGCACCGATAGCGGAGGAGGCGGCGGAGACTTTGGCGTGGATGAAGGTGCCTTGTCGGCGGTTCGAAGACATTGGCGTGGCGGGGCCGCAGCGGTTGTTGGGCGCGGTCGCCCAATTGCGGCAAGCTGCCGCCGTCGTGGTCATCGCGGGGATGGAAGGTGCATTGCCAGCGGCCGTTGCAGGACACGTTGCCTCCATGGTCATCGCGGTACCTACCAGCACAGGATACGGGGCGAATCTGAGTGGGCTGACACCGTTAATGGGCATGCTCAGTTCTTGCGCGGCCAATGTCGCGGTCGTGAATATTGACTCTGGATTCAAGGGCGGCTATTTGGCGGGGTTGATTGCCAGCGGGATCACATCGGCGAAACGCCAATCCTAA
- a CDS encoding argininosuccinate synthase has translation MKSCVLAYSGGLDTSVILGWLQDQGYEVHCVYVDLGQPCEDRDAIMEKANTCGAKSARLVDVREELCRDFAFPVLAWQAKYEQIYLLGTSIARPLISKVMLEVAREVGATAYAHGATGKGNDQCRFQLAAESLDPGIEMIAPWRIKSFRDAFPGRTELIEYCDAKRIPVKASTSKPYSSDENVLHISYEAGQLEELTINGVELVDFGMGVSPQEAPDKPEEVTIGFEAGVPVMLNGKKVSALEMVEQLNDIAGRNGVGRIDMVENRFVGMKSRGVYESPGMTVLYDALMNIEQLTMDRDLMHLRDRLAPEVAELVYYGFWFNPKMDALFKFIEEAQKNTTGEVTLQLYKGNIMVASRQSPNSLYDEEIATMEGGGTYNQDDAEGFLRIMGLPSRVQGRVTPRTF, from the coding sequence ATGAAAAGTTGCGTATTGGCCTATTCGGGTGGATTGGATACCTCAGTCATTCTCGGCTGGTTGCAGGACCAGGGCTACGAAGTCCACTGCGTTTATGTGGATCTGGGTCAACCGTGCGAAGATCGCGATGCGATCATGGAAAAAGCCAACACTTGCGGTGCCAAGTCCGCTCGTTTGGTCGACGTCCGCGAAGAATTATGCCGTGATTTCGCCTTCCCAGTGCTGGCCTGGCAAGCCAAATACGAGCAAATCTACCTCCTGGGCACCTCCATCGCTCGCCCTCTGATCAGCAAAGTGATGCTGGAAGTTGCTCGCGAAGTCGGTGCGACCGCCTACGCCCACGGTGCCACTGGCAAGGGGAACGACCAATGCCGCTTCCAATTGGCTGCCGAATCCCTCGACCCAGGCATCGAAATGATCGCTCCGTGGCGAATCAAATCCTTCCGCGATGCCTTCCCCGGCCGTACCGAACTGATCGAATACTGCGACGCTAAACGGATTCCCGTCAAAGCATCCACGTCCAAACCGTACAGCAGCGACGAAAACGTCCTGCACATTTCGTACGAAGCCGGCCAACTCGAAGAACTGACCATCAACGGCGTCGAACTGGTCGACTTCGGCATGGGCGTCTCGCCTCAAGAAGCACCCGACAAACCCGAAGAAGTCACCATCGGCTTCGAAGCTGGCGTGCCCGTCATGCTGAACGGCAAAAAGGTCTCTGCTCTGGAAATGGTTGAGCAGCTCAATGACATCGCCGGTCGCAACGGGGTAGGGCGGATCGACATGGTCGAAAACCGCTTTGTCGGCATGAAGAGCCGTGGCGTTTACGAGTCGCCCGGCATGACAGTGTTGTACGACGCCTTGATGAACATCGAACAATTGACGATGGACCGCGACCTGATGCACTTGCGAGATCGACTCGCTCCTGAAGTCGCCGAATTGGTTTACTACGGGTTCTGGTTCAATCCGAAAATGGATGCACTATTCAAGTTCATTGAAGAAGCTCAAAAGAACACGACCGGCGAAGTCACGCTGCAACTGTACAAAGGCAACATCATGGTCGCCTCCCGACAGAGCCCCAACAGCCTGTACGACGAAGAAATCGCGACCATGGAAGGCGGCGGCACGTACAACCAAGACGACGCCGAAGGCTTCTTGCGAATCATGGGACTGCCTTCCCGCGTGCAAGGCCGTGTGACCCCACGAACCTTCTAG
- a CDS encoding DUF1559 domain-containing protein produces the protein MPYLFTCPHCQTRTEVEDEFSGQTGECVVCGRQIQLPDFAPQSGNAEGVNAGRSVGSHGGSTPKRKRSVAWVVAAVMMLLIVGAAVIAIARVGGSAAQRVRQGRERMASIRNLEKIALALNAYAADHGTYPAPAILGQGGKPLLSWRVQILPYLGEEELFDRFNLNERWDSEENQMLSYQDMPAVYRHSSSQGWATDTVYHLVTGTGTLFPASGPLGPKQVLDGAGKTILCVEARKASNWTEPVDVDAITAGGKINSTSGSDLGGVTEGGVCVVTVDGRGHFLAESTPAMTVNALVSPKGGEPLTDDVLD, from the coding sequence ATGCCCTATCTGTTCACTTGCCCACACTGCCAAACGCGGACTGAAGTTGAGGATGAGTTCAGCGGTCAGACGGGTGAGTGCGTGGTGTGTGGTCGGCAGATTCAGTTGCCGGATTTCGCACCGCAATCGGGTAACGCAGAAGGTGTTAACGCAGGTCGATCGGTTGGTTCTCATGGCGGATCGACACCAAAGCGGAAGCGTTCGGTGGCCTGGGTCGTGGCGGCCGTGATGATGTTGTTGATCGTGGGGGCCGCTGTGATTGCGATCGCTCGAGTGGGCGGTTCGGCCGCTCAGCGTGTTCGCCAAGGACGTGAGCGGATGGCAAGCATTCGCAACCTCGAGAAAATTGCCTTAGCGCTGAATGCCTACGCTGCCGATCATGGCACCTACCCTGCCCCGGCCATTTTGGGCCAAGGCGGCAAGCCGTTGTTGTCCTGGCGGGTTCAGATCTTGCCGTATCTGGGTGAGGAAGAGTTGTTTGATCGGTTCAACCTGAACGAAAGATGGGATTCCGAAGAGAACCAAATGTTGAGTTATCAGGATATGCCAGCGGTCTATCGGCATTCCAGTTCGCAAGGCTGGGCTACCGATACGGTGTATCACTTGGTTACCGGAACTGGGACGCTGTTCCCCGCGTCGGGGCCGTTGGGTCCAAAGCAAGTGCTTGATGGTGCCGGGAAGACGATCTTATGCGTGGAAGCTCGCAAGGCGAGCAACTGGACCGAGCCGGTTGATGTGGATGCAATTACGGCTGGTGGCAAAATCAACTCAACCAGTGGCTCCGACTTGGGCGGGGTGACCGAAGGTGGCGTTTGTGTCGTGACCGTCGACGGCCGCGGGCACTTTTTGGCTGAGTCGACACCAGCGATGACGGTCAATGCGTTGGTGTCGCCGAAAGGTGGCGAGCCGTTGACCGATGACGTCCTCGATTGA
- the dtd gene encoding D-aminoacyl-tRNA deacylase, which yields MKVILQRTENASVRVDNEIVGEIEHGLVALVGIGHGDTLEIVEAIANKTAQLRIFNDDNGKMNRSVIDTGGGILAISQFTLLADCRKGRRPAFTGAAEPSIAKELYESYVTALRNQGVLVECGIFAADMKVSLINDGPVTIVLDSQEICRTQSQ from the coding sequence GTGAAGGTGATCCTGCAACGCACTGAAAATGCCAGCGTTCGCGTCGACAACGAAATTGTCGGGGAAATCGAACATGGCTTAGTTGCCCTGGTTGGCATCGGCCACGGTGACACGCTAGAAATCGTCGAAGCGATTGCCAATAAAACAGCCCAGCTTCGGATCTTCAACGACGATAACGGCAAGATGAATCGCAGCGTGATCGATACCGGCGGCGGCATCCTAGCGATCAGCCAATTCACCTTGCTGGCGGATTGCCGAAAAGGCCGACGCCCAGCTTTCACTGGCGCGGCCGAACCCAGTATCGCGAAAGAACTCTACGAGTCCTATGTCACGGCCCTGCGAAACCAAGGCGTGCTAGTCGAGTGCGGAATCTTCGCCGCCGACATGAAAGTTTCGCTGATCAACGATGGCCCGGTCACGATCGTCCTGGACTCCCAAGAAATCTGCCGCACCCAATCTCAATAA
- a CDS encoding M24 family metallopeptidase — MKIQDARIMAGCAGTSASLQRRLGVPLGDPAAWIKLDDRKIALVRDLEMHRVREFSQADEVTCPAEHAPPNGLSVDRETATAEAAVEILRDAKVEVVTTDRSLPFIYACHLQQAEIKVKYDEDYGVLDRRRKTEKEIEYLRVAQGHTETVIRMACEMIARADTDDQGQLIHDGKVLTSEFVKQFAAAEFLKLGCSMLHGAIVATAPQVADCHHSGSGPLFSGKPVIVDLFPRHDATRYWGDCTRTVVHGTVSDSVQRMHAAVVGAKKAAVDLLVAGNTADAVHKASDQVMLDHGYRISRGTLTDEPSMQCGTGHGIGLELHEPILLDHGGGELLLDEVFTVEPGLYGRTDGAVRIEDMLVVTKSEAISLNQLHEGLDWN; from the coding sequence ATGAAAATCCAAGACGCTCGAATCATGGCCGGGTGCGCCGGCACCAGCGCATCGCTGCAGCGACGACTGGGGGTTCCGCTCGGTGATCCAGCGGCCTGGATCAAGTTGGACGACCGCAAGATTGCGTTGGTGCGTGATCTGGAAATGCACCGAGTTCGCGAGTTCAGCCAAGCCGATGAAGTGACCTGCCCTGCCGAGCATGCGCCGCCGAACGGGCTGAGCGTCGATCGGGAAACCGCGACCGCCGAGGCTGCGGTTGAGATTTTGCGTGATGCCAAAGTCGAAGTCGTCACGACTGACCGATCGTTGCCGTTCATCTACGCTTGTCACTTGCAGCAAGCTGAAATCAAGGTCAAGTATGACGAAGACTACGGAGTGCTGGACCGTCGACGCAAAACCGAGAAAGAGATCGAGTATTTGCGAGTCGCTCAAGGTCACACCGAAACCGTCATTCGGATGGCGTGCGAAATGATCGCCCGTGCTGACACCGACGATCAGGGGCAACTGATCCATGACGGTAAAGTGCTGACGAGTGAATTTGTTAAGCAGTTCGCCGCGGCGGAGTTTCTGAAGCTGGGGTGCAGCATGCTGCATGGCGCGATTGTGGCGACGGCGCCGCAAGTCGCCGATTGTCATCACAGCGGCAGTGGGCCTCTCTTCAGTGGAAAGCCTGTCATCGTGGACCTGTTTCCTCGGCACGACGCGACCCGCTACTGGGGCGACTGCACCCGCACGGTCGTTCACGGCACCGTTTCAGATTCGGTGCAGCGAATGCACGCCGCCGTGGTGGGTGCCAAGAAAGCAGCTGTTGATTTGCTGGTCGCTGGAAACACAGCCGACGCCGTTCATAAGGCGTCCGATCAAGTCATGCTGGATCACGGCTATCGCATCAGCCGAGGCACATTGACGGATGAGCCCAGTATGCAGTGCGGAACAGGCCACGGGATCGGGCTGGAATTGCACGAGCCGATCTTGCTGGACCACGGCGGCGGAGAATTGTTGCTCGACGAAGTGTTTACTGTTGAACCGGGGCTGTACGGTCGAACCGACGGCGCCGTTCGGATCGAGGACATGCTGGTGGTGACGAAATCAGAAGCGATTAGTTTGAATCAGCTGCATGAAGGTCTGGACTGGAATTAG
- a CDS encoding metal-dependent hydrolase, producing MAGFKTHISTSTMVGVAYGYWGVVDQGMSLESALLAGGLCSVAGMLPDLDSDTGVPLRETSLFLAATAPMLMMDRWKDMGLTHESMALAAMVIYVAIRFVAVEFFKRYTVHRGMWHSIPAALVSGLVAYLLMPCPSEAVRVYKSLAVFVGFMTHLMLDEIWSLDFSGGRFRVKKSFGTALKFFGNNWAANVSVYAKLALLIYVAQGDHEILDRLRQRTRLDQEQYTLPGSTSYPSFSLPWRSKTETASQDALDENLGGVPGQSFSPAENYTPAQTPYGAQANPWQQAPVNPTPQPYQPQQQQPYPQQQQQQYPPPQYPQQQTYPAPQPYPIQHRVADPRTDSPALPY from the coding sequence GTGGCCGGTTTTAAAACCCACATATCGACTAGCACGATGGTGGGCGTTGCCTACGGTTATTGGGGCGTCGTGGACCAAGGGATGTCGCTGGAAAGTGCGTTGCTGGCCGGTGGGCTTTGCAGCGTGGCTGGAATGTTGCCGGATCTGGATAGCGATACCGGGGTGCCGTTGCGAGAGACCAGTTTGTTTTTGGCGGCGACCGCACCGATGCTGATGATGGATCGCTGGAAGGATATGGGGCTGACGCACGAGTCGATGGCTCTGGCCGCGATGGTGATCTACGTCGCGATTCGCTTTGTCGCCGTCGAGTTCTTCAAACGCTATACCGTTCACCGAGGAATGTGGCATAGCATTCCTGCTGCGCTGGTGTCTGGGTTGGTCGCCTATTTATTGATGCCGTGTCCCAGCGAGGCGGTCCGGGTCTATAAGTCGTTGGCTGTGTTTGTCGGCTTCATGACTCATTTGATGTTGGATGAAATTTGGAGTCTTGATTTCAGTGGCGGGCGATTCCGGGTGAAGAAATCGTTTGGTACCGCCTTGAAGTTTTTCGGTAATAATTGGGCGGCCAATGTCAGCGTGTATGCAAAACTCGCGTTGCTGATTTATGTGGCTCAGGGCGACCACGAAATCTTAGATCGATTGCGGCAGCGCACGCGGTTGGATCAGGAACAGTACACGTTGCCTGGTTCGACTTCGTACCCGTCGTTCTCGTTGCCGTGGCGTTCCAAGACCGAGACGGCTTCGCAAGACGCGTTGGATGAAAACCTTGGGGGCGTTCCAGGTCAGAGCTTTTCGCCTGCCGAAAACTACACGCCGGCGCAAACGCCATACGGAGCGCAAGCCAATCCATGGCAGCAAGCTCCGGTGAATCCGACACCGCAGCCTTATCAGCCGCAGCAACAGCAACCGTATCCACAACAACAACAGCAGCAGTATCCGCCGCCGCAGTATCCTCAGCAGCAAACGTATCCAGCGCCGCAGCCGTATCCGATCCAGCACCGGGTTGCCGATCCGCGAACAGACTCCCCTGCCCTGCCCTACTAA
- a CDS encoding CvpA family protein gives MQTYDIIMAVVLIGAMIFGAVKGFAWQLASIASIVVSYAVAYHYREPFSQNIHAAPPWNRFLAMLILYIGTSLVIWVAFRIIGGTIDRMKLKEFDRQVGALFGLGKGAILCTLITLFAVTLFGDSTRDTIVGSHSGRWIARLLDQSDAIMPEELAPVVAPYLENFDAQFEPKSDAQSWFSEAPQPQPSTRFPAWSPEAPAAWPSQQTNELKSQATQQWQQATTPTPWQR, from the coding sequence GTGCAGACATACGACATCATCATGGCCGTCGTCCTGATCGGTGCAATGATTTTCGGTGCCGTGAAAGGCTTTGCCTGGCAACTCGCTTCCATCGCGTCGATCGTTGTCAGTTACGCAGTCGCTTATCATTACCGCGAGCCGTTCAGCCAGAACATCCACGCGGCACCGCCATGGAACCGCTTCCTGGCAATGCTGATTTTGTACATCGGAACGTCCCTCGTGATCTGGGTCGCTTTCCGCATAATTGGCGGAACGATCGATCGAATGAAATTGAAGGAATTCGATCGCCAGGTCGGCGCGCTGTTCGGACTCGGCAAAGGCGCCATCCTCTGCACATTGATCACACTCTTCGCGGTCACCCTATTCGGCGACTCGACTCGCGACACGATCGTCGGCAGCCACTCGGGCCGCTGGATCGCTCGACTGCTCGATCAGTCCGACGCGATCATGCCGGAAGAACTTGCGCCGGTCGTCGCTCCCTATTTGGAAAATTTCGACGCGCAATTCGAACCCAAATCGGACGCCCAATCTTGGTTCAGCGAAGCGCCCCAACCGCAGCCGTCGACGCGCTTCCCAGCCTGGTCACCAGAAGCTCCAGCCGCCTGGCCGAGCCAGCAAACCAACGAGTTGAAATCGCAAGCAACCCAGCAATGGCAACAGGCAACGACGCCAACACCATGGCAAAGATAA
- a CDS encoding acetyl-CoA carboxylase carboxyltransferase subunit alpha — translation MAGPGLEFENEIADLEDKIASLERTTDRNAEIENAIRSLRLARVTKLKETYSSLDPWQTVQVARHKNRPYSRDYLNLAFDEFVELHGDKHFGDDRAMLTGFAKLDRFKVMVVGHQKGRTYKERAACHFGCAHPEGYRKAMIKMRMAEKYKLPIICFIDTPGAYPGIGAEERGQAQVIAESMFMMSRLKTPIICVVIGEGGSGGALGIGVGDRVAVMQHAYYSVISPEGCAGILWKSHEHAPKAAAALRFTSGHLKRLGIVDDVLEEPLGGAHRDHHQMASRMKTYLSRQLTQLESMPVDEMVEQRYDKYRRIGVFLEEATEAAAVVA, via the coding sequence ATGGCTGGACCTGGACTGGAATTTGAAAACGAGATCGCGGATCTAGAAGACAAGATCGCATCGCTCGAACGAACAACTGACCGAAACGCGGAGATCGAGAACGCGATTCGATCGTTGCGATTGGCACGCGTTACCAAGCTGAAGGAAACGTATTCATCGTTGGATCCTTGGCAGACCGTTCAGGTTGCGCGACACAAAAATCGACCGTATTCGCGCGACTACTTAAACCTGGCATTTGACGAGTTCGTGGAGTTGCACGGCGACAAGCATTTCGGCGACGATCGCGCGATGTTGACGGGCTTCGCCAAGCTGGATCGCTTCAAGGTGATGGTCGTTGGTCACCAAAAAGGTCGGACCTACAAAGAGCGTGCGGCGTGTCACTTTGGTTGTGCGCATCCAGAGGGCTATCGCAAAGCGATGATTAAGATGCGGATGGCCGAAAAATACAAGCTGCCCATCATTTGTTTCATTGACACGCCAGGTGCTTATCCGGGGATTGGGGCCGAGGAACGCGGTCAAGCCCAAGTGATCGCTGAGAGCATGTTTATGATGAGTCGGCTGAAAACGCCCATCATTTGTGTTGTGATCGGAGAAGGCGGCTCAGGCGGTGCTTTGGGCATTGGCGTTGGAGATCGCGTAGCCGTTATGCAACACGCGTATTACAGCGTGATCAGTCCTGAGGGTTGCGCGGGTATTTTGTGGAAAAGCCACGAACACGCGCCGAAGGCGGCTGCAGCGCTTCGCTTCACAAGTGGTCATTTGAAGCGGCTTGGGATCGTCGATGATGTACTCGAAGAACCGCTCGGTGGCGCCCATCGTGACCACCATCAGATGGCTTCGCGGATGAAGACTTATCTGTCTCGCCAGCTGACTCAACTGGAGTCGATGCCGGTCGATGAGATGGTCGAGCAGCGCTACGACAAGTACCGTCGCATCGGTGTCTTCTTGGAAGAGGCAACGGAAGCGGCCGCGGTTGTCGCGTGA
- a CDS encoding serine/threonine-protein kinase — MSKSRDFLGPYRLSRLIRIGSTAEVWEAVDDTDMQKKKYALKVLRSNCANDKSEVAALKHEFNVGKALSSPRIIKVVDFIADKGRPFLVLELFSELNMKQALRKGPEPLGYIVDKIVEQAAEGLYYMHTKNWIHRDIKPDNYLVARDGETKLIDFTIAETKRTGISKLFYKAKTVQGTRSYMSPEQIRGKLCDERSDIYSFGCVVYELVTGKPPFTGQTPNDLLSKHISASIPSAAAQNNNVTSELAGLIKRMMAKKQEDRPASVWEFLKEYRAIETWRKRPRVPEESVFDEVGGVKSADDMVKRPGS, encoded by the coding sequence ATGTCCAAATCTCGCGATTTTCTCGGACCTTACCGACTCTCTCGGCTGATTCGTATCGGCTCGACGGCGGAGGTATGGGAAGCGGTCGACGACACCGACATGCAGAAAAAGAAGTACGCGTTGAAGGTGTTGAGGTCCAATTGTGCAAATGACAAAAGTGAGGTCGCCGCCCTGAAGCACGAATTCAACGTCGGGAAAGCGCTAAGTAGTCCGCGGATTATCAAGGTGGTTGATTTCATCGCTGATAAAGGACGCCCGTTCTTGGTGCTGGAATTGTTCAGCGAATTGAACATGAAGCAGGCGCTTCGCAAGGGACCCGAACCGCTTGGTTACATCGTCGACAAGATTGTCGAACAGGCCGCGGAAGGCTTGTACTACATGCACACCAAGAACTGGATTCACCGCGATATCAAACCAGACAATTACTTGGTTGCACGCGATGGTGAAACGAAGTTGATTGACTTCACGATCGCGGAAACCAAGCGAACTGGGATTAGCAAGTTGTTCTACAAGGCGAAGACCGTTCAGGGGACGCGAAGTTATATGTCGCCTGAACAAATTCGCGGCAAGCTTTGCGATGAACGAAGCGATATCTATTCGTTCGGTTGTGTTGTGTACGAGTTGGTGACTGGCAAGCCGCCATTCACCGGCCAGACCCCTAACGATTTGCTTTCCAAGCACATCTCAGCTTCGATCCCCAGCGCGGCGGCTCAGAATAACAACGTGACCAGTGAATTGGCTGGTTTGATCAAACGCATGATGGCTAAGAAACAAGAGGATCGGCCCGCGTCGGTCTGGGAGTTTTTGAAAGAGTATCGAGCCATTGAAACATGGCGGAAGCGACCGCGCGTTCCTGAAGAAAGCGTGTTCGATGAAGTGGGCGGAGTGAAGTCGGCTGATGACATGGTGAAGCGTCCGGGCAGTTGA
- a CDS encoding S1 family peptidase, whose protein sequence is MFRNLPTCIALLSIVATSSVSLAGNNYKKVLPSTTWIITADGEDKTSTGTGVFIDQDRKLVLTNAHVVGDSRTAVVFFPEIKNGQPSVKRKRYLDKVVDLAQPGKVVAVDRKLDLALIELGKVPDRAQAIELAAESVTPGDQVDLIGNPGGSDILWAYTSGTVRLVYDKKFKSDHGEHEFRVVETQTPIKPGDSGGPVVNEEGKLVAIAQSFSPTMNLVSYCVDISDIKAFVASPWKAAPLSTKAILVNANVDHQLHSTGHYEIKRELSSGSTQSVFVSKDTEYFQRADVRKIWSLVSVDKNPPSESLLMRLMRQSSATKIGGWAVEKNGNEEYMILYVAKLDATASSQAVSGTIEYVARIAGAMNAKLNVKSEQKTASQTLASWLAQ, encoded by the coding sequence ATGTTTCGAAACCTTCCCACCTGCATCGCCCTGCTCTCGATCGTGGCCACGTCCTCGGTCAGCCTTGCCGGCAACAATTACAAGAAGGTGCTTCCGTCGACGACCTGGATCATCACCGCGGATGGCGAAGACAAAACGTCCACCGGAACCGGCGTCTTCATCGATCAAGATCGAAAACTCGTTCTGACCAACGCCCATGTGGTCGGCGACAGCCGCACCGCGGTTGTCTTCTTCCCCGAAATCAAAAACGGGCAACCGTCCGTCAAACGCAAACGCTACCTCGACAAAGTCGTCGATCTCGCCCAACCCGGCAAAGTCGTCGCGGTGGACCGAAAGCTCGATTTAGCCCTGATTGAATTGGGCAAAGTCCCCGATCGAGCCCAAGCGATTGAGCTGGCGGCCGAAAGCGTGACTCCCGGCGATCAGGTGGATTTGATCGGAAACCCCGGCGGATCCGACATTCTGTGGGCCTACACCTCTGGGACGGTGCGACTGGTCTATGACAAGAAATTCAAATCCGATCATGGCGAGCATGAGTTCCGAGTCGTCGAAACCCAAACCCCCATCAAGCCAGGCGATAGCGGCGGCCCGGTCGTCAACGAAGAGGGCAAACTGGTCGCGATCGCCCAGTCGTTTTCACCCACCATGAACCTCGTCAGCTACTGCGTGGACATTTCGGATATCAAGGCTTTCGTCGCCAGCCCCTGGAAAGCGGCCCCATTGTCGACCAAGGCAATCCTGGTCAACGCCAATGTCGATCACCAATTGCACTCCACCGGTCACTACGAGATCAAACGCGAACTCAGCTCCGGAAGCACCCAATCGGTTTTCGTGTCCAAAGACACCGAATACTTCCAGCGTGCCGATGTCCGAAAAATCTGGTCGCTGGTGTCCGTGGACAAAAACCCACCCAGCGAATCGCTGCTGATGCGATTGATGCGTCAAAGTTCCGCTACCAAAATCGGCGGCTGGGCCGTCGAAAAGAACGGCAATGAGGAATACATGATCCTGTACGTCGCCAAACTCGATGCCACCGCTTCCAGCCAAGCCGTCAGCGGAACGATTGAATACGTAGCCCGGATCGCCGGTGCCATGAACGCCAAACTAAACGTCAAATCGGAACAGAAAACGGCCTCCCAAACCCTGGCATCTTGGCTCGCCCAATAA
- a CDS encoding AAA family ATPase, producing the protein MIDSSDKLDQIKKEISRFVVGQQDLIDRLLLAMLCNGHVLLEGVPGVAKTLTVNCMAKAIDAQFSRIQFTPDLLPGDLTGTLVYDPRSHTFTPEKGPVFANLLLADEINRAPAKVQSALLEAMQEKQVTLGKETYDLPSPFLVLATQNPIEQEGTYSLPEAQVDRFMFKLKVGYPSMDEELVIMQRMAKTDSSIDIQSVLSLDELMQMRSVLDKTFLDEKVERYIIRLVDCTRHPSNYGLDLDRYLRFGASPRASIYLSLAARGNAMMNGRDYTTPQDVKDIAHDVLRHRLAISYRAEAESLTSDDLLDQMLSTVPAIEDVTAVEA; encoded by the coding sequence ATGATTGACTCCAGCGACAAACTGGATCAGATAAAGAAGGAAATCTCACGTTTCGTCGTGGGACAACAGGACCTGATCGACCGCCTCTTGTTGGCGATGCTGTGCAACGGGCACGTGCTTCTGGAAGGTGTCCCCGGCGTCGCCAAAACCCTGACCGTCAACTGCATGGCCAAGGCAATCGACGCCCAATTCAGTCGGATTCAGTTCACGCCGGATTTGTTGCCCGGCGACCTGACCGGCACACTAGTTTATGACCCGCGGAGTCACACCTTCACGCCCGAAAAAGGACCGGTCTTTGCTAACCTGTTGCTTGCCGACGAAATCAACCGAGCACCAGCAAAAGTCCAGTCCGCGCTGCTTGAAGCGATGCAGGAAAAACAAGTCACCCTTGGCAAAGAGACCTACGACCTGCCGTCGCCATTCCTGGTCCTAGCGACCCAAAACCCGATCGAGCAAGAGGGAACTTACTCACTTCCCGAAGCTCAAGTCGACCGGTTCATGTTCAAGCTGAAAGTCGGCTACCCGAGCATGGACGAGGAATTGGTCATCATGCAGCGGATGGCGAAAACCGACTCTTCCATCGATATTCAATCAGTGCTGTCGCTCGACGAATTAATGCAGATGCGAAGCGTGCTGGACAAGACTTTTCTGGACGAGAAAGTCGAGCGTTACATCATTCGCTTGGTCGACTGCACACGTCATCCGTCCAACTACGGACTTGATCTCGATCGGTACTTGCGGTTCGGTGCCTCACCCCGGGCTTCGATCTATCTCTCATTGGCGGCCCGTGGCAACGCGATGATGAACGGTCGTGACTACACAACGCCTCAAGACGTTAAAGACATCGCTCACGATGTGCTCCGCCACCGCTTAGCGATTTCGTACCGCGCCGAAGCCGAATCGCTGACCTCCGATGACCTGCTCGACCAAATGCTGTCGACTGTTCCAGCAATCGAAGACGTGACTGCGGTGGAAGCATGA